A genomic segment from Panthera tigris isolate Pti1 chromosome A1, P.tigris_Pti1_mat1.1, whole genome shotgun sequence encodes:
- the TMCO6 gene encoding transmembrane and coiled-coil domain-containing protein 6 isoform X1 — translation MWSGRQGRLRPVGCVVEELRCRRREREAALRKARREQQLISKRLLRDDASEEAEGGCVAMILGETEIQHFLRLTQQGTEEKERERALVSLRRGLQHPETQQTFIWLEGSMRTLVGLLTSNQALLQLEAARCLHELSHSEQSAVAEACLPATSYLLTYLSGHSSDFIELCLYTLGNLIVESEAVRRQLLPQGIVPALAACIQSPHLTVLEALGYALSQLLQVKEAPEMIIPSPSADSSVLGSTLPEHILRLLQPGPKLNLGVAVEFAWCLHYIICSQVDNTLLISHGGLSTLGLLLLDMAGAVQRTEDTGLELLACPVLRCLSNLLTEAAMEVVGGQNQLEDERVVVALFILLQFFLQKQPSLLPEGLWLLNNLTANSPSFCTSLLSMDLIEPLLQLLPVSNVVSILVLTVLCNVAEKGPAYCQRLWPGPLLSCLIGTLASPDIEVVGQSLELLQLLFLYQPEAAKDFLQQSGLQVLERHQEEAQLQDRVHALQQTALHQ, via the exons ATGTGGAGCGGAAGGCAGGGTCGCCTCAGACCGGTGGGCTGCGTGGTAGAGGAGCTACGGTGCCGCCGACGGGAGCGGGAGGCAG CACTGCGGAAGGCGCGGAGGGAACAGCAGCTGATCAGTAAGAGACTGCTGAGAGACGACGCGTCGGAGGAAGCCGAAGGGGGATGTGTGGCCATGAtccttggggaaactgag ATCCAGCATTTCCTACGATTAACACAGCAGGggacagaagaaaaggagagagagagggctctggTCAGCCTTCGTCGAGGCTTGCAGCACCCTGAGACGCAGCAGACCTTCATCTG GCTGGAGGGCAGCATGCGGACCTTGGTCGGGCTTCTGACCAGCAACCAAGCCCTGTTGCAGCTTGAGGCCGCTCGGTGCCTTCATGAGCTCTCTCATTCTGAACAGTCTGCGGTGGCTGAGGCCTGCCTGCCAGCCACTTCCTACCTTCTCACCTACCTCTCCGGTCACAGCTCAGACTTTATA GAGCTCTGTCTGTATACACTGGGTAACCTGATTGTGGAGAGTGAGGCTGTGAGAAGGCAGCTCCTGCCACAGGGCATTGTTCCAGCCTTGGCTGCCTGCATCCAG TCCCCCCATCTGACTGTGCTGGAAGCCCTTGGATATGCCTTATCCCAGCTTCTGCAAGTTAAGGAAGCTCCAGAGATGATCATCCC CTCTCCTTCTGCTGACAGCTCCGTCTTGGGCTCCACTCTCCCTGAGCACATCCTGCGACTGTTGCAACCTGGTCCAAAGCTGAACCTTGGGGTTGCTGTGGAGTTTGCCTGGTGTCTGCACTATATCATCTGCAG CCAGGTCGACAATACCCTGCTTATCTCCCATGGGGGTCTGTCCACTCTGGGGTTGCTGCTATTGGACATGGCTGGAGCTGTCCAGAGAACAGAGGATACAGGACTGGAGCTG CTGGCATGTCCTGTGCTTCGGTGTCTAAGCAACTTGCTAACAGAAGCAGCAATGGAAGTTGTGGGAGGGCAAAATCAGCTTGAAGACGAGCGTGTTGTGGTTGCCTTATTTATCCTTCTGCAGTTCTTCCTTCAGAAACAGCCCAGCTTACTTCCTGAGGGCCTCTGGCTCCTTAACAACCTCACTG CAAACAGTCCTAGTTTCTGTACCTCCTTGCTCTCCATGGATCTGATTGAGCCCCTCTTGCAGTTGTTGCCAGTTTCTAACGTGGTGAGCATATTG GTCCTCACAGTTCTGTGCAACGTGGCAGAGAAGGGTCCTGCTTACTGCCAACGTCTGTGGCCAGGGCCCTTGCTCTCCTGCTTGATTGGTACACTGGCCTCTCCTGACATTGAGGTAGTAGGCCAGAGTTTGGAGCTGCTGCAATTGCTGTTCCTCTACCAGCCAGAG GCTGCTAAGGATTTTCTGCAGCAATCAGGGCTGCAGGTCCTGGAAAGGCACCAGGAAGAGGCCCAGCTCCAGGATCGTGTGCATGCTCTCCAGCAGACAGCGCTTCACCAGTGA
- the TMCO6 gene encoding transmembrane and coiled-coil domain-containing protein 6 isoform X2, producing MWSGRQGRLRPVGCVVEELRCRRREREAALRKARREQQLISKRLLRDDASEEAEGGCVAMILGETEIQHFLRLTQQGTEEKERERALVSLRRGLQHPETQQTFIWLEGSMRTLVGLLTSNQALLQLEAARCLHELSHSEQSAVAEACLPATSYLLTYLSGHSSDFIELCLYTLGNLIVESEAVRRQLLPQGIVPALAACIQSPHLTVLEALGYALSQLLQVKEAPEMIIPSPSADSSVLGSTLPEHILRLLQPGPKLNLGVAVEFAWCLHYIICSQVDNTLLISHGGLSTLGLLLLDMAGAVQRTEDTGLELLACPVLRCLSNLLTEAAMEVVGGQNQLEDERVVVALFILLQFFLQKQPSLLPEGLWLLNNLTANSPSFCTSLLSMDLIEPLLQLLPVSNVVLTVLCNVAEKGPAYCQRLWPGPLLSCLIGTLASPDIEVVGQSLELLQLLFLYQPEAAKDFLQQSGLQVLERHQEEAQLQDRVHALQQTALHQ from the exons ATGTGGAGCGGAAGGCAGGGTCGCCTCAGACCGGTGGGCTGCGTGGTAGAGGAGCTACGGTGCCGCCGACGGGAGCGGGAGGCAG CACTGCGGAAGGCGCGGAGGGAACAGCAGCTGATCAGTAAGAGACTGCTGAGAGACGACGCGTCGGAGGAAGCCGAAGGGGGATGTGTGGCCATGAtccttggggaaactgag ATCCAGCATTTCCTACGATTAACACAGCAGGggacagaagaaaaggagagagagagggctctggTCAGCCTTCGTCGAGGCTTGCAGCACCCTGAGACGCAGCAGACCTTCATCTG GCTGGAGGGCAGCATGCGGACCTTGGTCGGGCTTCTGACCAGCAACCAAGCCCTGTTGCAGCTTGAGGCCGCTCGGTGCCTTCATGAGCTCTCTCATTCTGAACAGTCTGCGGTGGCTGAGGCCTGCCTGCCAGCCACTTCCTACCTTCTCACCTACCTCTCCGGTCACAGCTCAGACTTTATA GAGCTCTGTCTGTATACACTGGGTAACCTGATTGTGGAGAGTGAGGCTGTGAGAAGGCAGCTCCTGCCACAGGGCATTGTTCCAGCCTTGGCTGCCTGCATCCAG TCCCCCCATCTGACTGTGCTGGAAGCCCTTGGATATGCCTTATCCCAGCTTCTGCAAGTTAAGGAAGCTCCAGAGATGATCATCCC CTCTCCTTCTGCTGACAGCTCCGTCTTGGGCTCCACTCTCCCTGAGCACATCCTGCGACTGTTGCAACCTGGTCCAAAGCTGAACCTTGGGGTTGCTGTGGAGTTTGCCTGGTGTCTGCACTATATCATCTGCAG CCAGGTCGACAATACCCTGCTTATCTCCCATGGGGGTCTGTCCACTCTGGGGTTGCTGCTATTGGACATGGCTGGAGCTGTCCAGAGAACAGAGGATACAGGACTGGAGCTG CTGGCATGTCCTGTGCTTCGGTGTCTAAGCAACTTGCTAACAGAAGCAGCAATGGAAGTTGTGGGAGGGCAAAATCAGCTTGAAGACGAGCGTGTTGTGGTTGCCTTATTTATCCTTCTGCAGTTCTTCCTTCAGAAACAGCCCAGCTTACTTCCTGAGGGCCTCTGGCTCCTTAACAACCTCACTG CAAACAGTCCTAGTTTCTGTACCTCCTTGCTCTCCATGGATCTGATTGAGCCCCTCTTGCAGTTGTTGCCAGTTTCTAACGTG GTCCTCACAGTTCTGTGCAACGTGGCAGAGAAGGGTCCTGCTTACTGCCAACGTCTGTGGCCAGGGCCCTTGCTCTCCTGCTTGATTGGTACACTGGCCTCTCCTGACATTGAGGTAGTAGGCCAGAGTTTGGAGCTGCTGCAATTGCTGTTCCTCTACCAGCCAGAG GCTGCTAAGGATTTTCTGCAGCAATCAGGGCTGCAGGTCCTGGAAAGGCACCAGGAAGAGGCCCAGCTCCAGGATCGTGTGCATGCTCTCCAGCAGACAGCGCTTCACCAGTGA
- the TMCO6 gene encoding transmembrane and coiled-coil domain-containing protein 6 isoform X3 — translation MWSGRQGRLRPVGCVVEELRCRRREREAALRKARREQQLISKRLLRDDASEEAEGGCVAMILGETEIQHFLRLTQQGTEEKERERALVSLRRGLQHPETQQTFIWLEGSMRTLVGLLTSNQALLQLEAARCLHELSHSEQSAVAEACLPATSYLLTYLSGHSSDFIELCLYTLGNLIVESEAVRRQLLPQGIVPALAACIQSPHLTVLEALGYALSQLLQVKEAPEMIIPSVLGSTLPEHILRLLQPGPKLNLGVAVEFAWCLHYIICSQVDNTLLISHGGLSTLGLLLLDMAGAVQRTEDTGLELLACPVLRCLSNLLTEAAMEVVGGQNQLEDERVVVALFILLQFFLQKQPSLLPEGLWLLNNLTANSPSFCTSLLSMDLIEPLLQLLPVSNVVSILVLTVLCNVAEKGPAYCQRLWPGPLLSCLIGTLASPDIEVVGQSLELLQLLFLYQPEAAKDFLQQSGLQVLERHQEEAQLQDRVHALQQTALHQ, via the exons ATGTGGAGCGGAAGGCAGGGTCGCCTCAGACCGGTGGGCTGCGTGGTAGAGGAGCTACGGTGCCGCCGACGGGAGCGGGAGGCAG CACTGCGGAAGGCGCGGAGGGAACAGCAGCTGATCAGTAAGAGACTGCTGAGAGACGACGCGTCGGAGGAAGCCGAAGGGGGATGTGTGGCCATGAtccttggggaaactgag ATCCAGCATTTCCTACGATTAACACAGCAGGggacagaagaaaaggagagagagagggctctggTCAGCCTTCGTCGAGGCTTGCAGCACCCTGAGACGCAGCAGACCTTCATCTG GCTGGAGGGCAGCATGCGGACCTTGGTCGGGCTTCTGACCAGCAACCAAGCCCTGTTGCAGCTTGAGGCCGCTCGGTGCCTTCATGAGCTCTCTCATTCTGAACAGTCTGCGGTGGCTGAGGCCTGCCTGCCAGCCACTTCCTACCTTCTCACCTACCTCTCCGGTCACAGCTCAGACTTTATA GAGCTCTGTCTGTATACACTGGGTAACCTGATTGTGGAGAGTGAGGCTGTGAGAAGGCAGCTCCTGCCACAGGGCATTGTTCCAGCCTTGGCTGCCTGCATCCAG TCCCCCCATCTGACTGTGCTGGAAGCCCTTGGATATGCCTTATCCCAGCTTCTGCAAGTTAAGGAAGCTCCAGAGATGATCATCCC CTCCGTCTTGGGCTCCACTCTCCCTGAGCACATCCTGCGACTGTTGCAACCTGGTCCAAAGCTGAACCTTGGGGTTGCTGTGGAGTTTGCCTGGTGTCTGCACTATATCATCTGCAG CCAGGTCGACAATACCCTGCTTATCTCCCATGGGGGTCTGTCCACTCTGGGGTTGCTGCTATTGGACATGGCTGGAGCTGTCCAGAGAACAGAGGATACAGGACTGGAGCTG CTGGCATGTCCTGTGCTTCGGTGTCTAAGCAACTTGCTAACAGAAGCAGCAATGGAAGTTGTGGGAGGGCAAAATCAGCTTGAAGACGAGCGTGTTGTGGTTGCCTTATTTATCCTTCTGCAGTTCTTCCTTCAGAAACAGCCCAGCTTACTTCCTGAGGGCCTCTGGCTCCTTAACAACCTCACTG CAAACAGTCCTAGTTTCTGTACCTCCTTGCTCTCCATGGATCTGATTGAGCCCCTCTTGCAGTTGTTGCCAGTTTCTAACGTGGTGAGCATATTG GTCCTCACAGTTCTGTGCAACGTGGCAGAGAAGGGTCCTGCTTACTGCCAACGTCTGTGGCCAGGGCCCTTGCTCTCCTGCTTGATTGGTACACTGGCCTCTCCTGACATTGAGGTAGTAGGCCAGAGTTTGGAGCTGCTGCAATTGCTGTTCCTCTACCAGCCAGAG GCTGCTAAGGATTTTCTGCAGCAATCAGGGCTGCAGGTCCTGGAAAGGCACCAGGAAGAGGCCCAGCTCCAGGATCGTGTGCATGCTCTCCAGCAGACAGCGCTTCACCAGTGA
- the TMCO6 gene encoding transmembrane and coiled-coil domain-containing protein 6 isoform X4, with amino-acid sequence MILGETEIQHFLRLTQQGTEEKERERALVSLRRGLQHPETQQTFIWLEGSMRTLVGLLTSNQALLQLEAARCLHELSHSEQSAVAEACLPATSYLLTYLSGHSSDFIELCLYTLGNLIVESEAVRRQLLPQGIVPALAACIQSPHLTVLEALGYALSQLLQVKEAPEMIIPSPSADSSVLGSTLPEHILRLLQPGPKLNLGVAVEFAWCLHYIICSQVDNTLLISHGGLSTLGLLLLDMAGAVQRTEDTGLELLACPVLRCLSNLLTEAAMEVVGGQNQLEDERVVVALFILLQFFLQKQPSLLPEGLWLLNNLTANSPSFCTSLLSMDLIEPLLQLLPVSNVVSILVLTVLCNVAEKGPAYCQRLWPGPLLSCLIGTLASPDIEVVGQSLELLQLLFLYQPEAAKDFLQQSGLQVLERHQEEAQLQDRVHALQQTALHQ; translated from the exons ATGAtccttggggaaactgag ATCCAGCATTTCCTACGATTAACACAGCAGGggacagaagaaaaggagagagagagggctctggTCAGCCTTCGTCGAGGCTTGCAGCACCCTGAGACGCAGCAGACCTTCATCTG GCTGGAGGGCAGCATGCGGACCTTGGTCGGGCTTCTGACCAGCAACCAAGCCCTGTTGCAGCTTGAGGCCGCTCGGTGCCTTCATGAGCTCTCTCATTCTGAACAGTCTGCGGTGGCTGAGGCCTGCCTGCCAGCCACTTCCTACCTTCTCACCTACCTCTCCGGTCACAGCTCAGACTTTATA GAGCTCTGTCTGTATACACTGGGTAACCTGATTGTGGAGAGTGAGGCTGTGAGAAGGCAGCTCCTGCCACAGGGCATTGTTCCAGCCTTGGCTGCCTGCATCCAG TCCCCCCATCTGACTGTGCTGGAAGCCCTTGGATATGCCTTATCCCAGCTTCTGCAAGTTAAGGAAGCTCCAGAGATGATCATCCC CTCTCCTTCTGCTGACAGCTCCGTCTTGGGCTCCACTCTCCCTGAGCACATCCTGCGACTGTTGCAACCTGGTCCAAAGCTGAACCTTGGGGTTGCTGTGGAGTTTGCCTGGTGTCTGCACTATATCATCTGCAG CCAGGTCGACAATACCCTGCTTATCTCCCATGGGGGTCTGTCCACTCTGGGGTTGCTGCTATTGGACATGGCTGGAGCTGTCCAGAGAACAGAGGATACAGGACTGGAGCTG CTGGCATGTCCTGTGCTTCGGTGTCTAAGCAACTTGCTAACAGAAGCAGCAATGGAAGTTGTGGGAGGGCAAAATCAGCTTGAAGACGAGCGTGTTGTGGTTGCCTTATTTATCCTTCTGCAGTTCTTCCTTCAGAAACAGCCCAGCTTACTTCCTGAGGGCCTCTGGCTCCTTAACAACCTCACTG CAAACAGTCCTAGTTTCTGTACCTCCTTGCTCTCCATGGATCTGATTGAGCCCCTCTTGCAGTTGTTGCCAGTTTCTAACGTGGTGAGCATATTG GTCCTCACAGTTCTGTGCAACGTGGCAGAGAAGGGTCCTGCTTACTGCCAACGTCTGTGGCCAGGGCCCTTGCTCTCCTGCTTGATTGGTACACTGGCCTCTCCTGACATTGAGGTAGTAGGCCAGAGTTTGGAGCTGCTGCAATTGCTGTTCCTCTACCAGCCAGAG GCTGCTAAGGATTTTCTGCAGCAATCAGGGCTGCAGGTCCTGGAAAGGCACCAGGAAGAGGCCCAGCTCCAGGATCGTGTGCATGCTCTCCAGCAGACAGCGCTTCACCAGTGA
- the TMCO6 gene encoding transmembrane and coiled-coil domain-containing protein 6 isoform X5 produces the protein MRTLVGLLTSNQALLQLEAARCLHELSHSEQSAVAEACLPATSYLLTYLSGHSSDFIELCLYTLGNLIVESEAVRRQLLPQGIVPALAACIQSPHLTVLEALGYALSQLLQVKEAPEMIIPSPSADSSVLGSTLPEHILRLLQPGPKLNLGVAVEFAWCLHYIICSQVDNTLLISHGGLSTLGLLLLDMAGAVQRTEDTGLELLACPVLRCLSNLLTEAAMEVVGGQNQLEDERVVVALFILLQFFLQKQPSLLPEGLWLLNNLTANSPSFCTSLLSMDLIEPLLQLLPVSNVVSILVLTVLCNVAEKGPAYCQRLWPGPLLSCLIGTLASPDIEVVGQSLELLQLLFLYQPEAAKDFLQQSGLQVLERHQEEAQLQDRVHALQQTALHQ, from the exons ATGCGGACCTTGGTCGGGCTTCTGACCAGCAACCAAGCCCTGTTGCAGCTTGAGGCCGCTCGGTGCCTTCATGAGCTCTCTCATTCTGAACAGTCTGCGGTGGCTGAGGCCTGCCTGCCAGCCACTTCCTACCTTCTCACCTACCTCTCCGGTCACAGCTCAGACTTTATA GAGCTCTGTCTGTATACACTGGGTAACCTGATTGTGGAGAGTGAGGCTGTGAGAAGGCAGCTCCTGCCACAGGGCATTGTTCCAGCCTTGGCTGCCTGCATCCAG TCCCCCCATCTGACTGTGCTGGAAGCCCTTGGATATGCCTTATCCCAGCTTCTGCAAGTTAAGGAAGCTCCAGAGATGATCATCCC CTCTCCTTCTGCTGACAGCTCCGTCTTGGGCTCCACTCTCCCTGAGCACATCCTGCGACTGTTGCAACCTGGTCCAAAGCTGAACCTTGGGGTTGCTGTGGAGTTTGCCTGGTGTCTGCACTATATCATCTGCAG CCAGGTCGACAATACCCTGCTTATCTCCCATGGGGGTCTGTCCACTCTGGGGTTGCTGCTATTGGACATGGCTGGAGCTGTCCAGAGAACAGAGGATACAGGACTGGAGCTG CTGGCATGTCCTGTGCTTCGGTGTCTAAGCAACTTGCTAACAGAAGCAGCAATGGAAGTTGTGGGAGGGCAAAATCAGCTTGAAGACGAGCGTGTTGTGGTTGCCTTATTTATCCTTCTGCAGTTCTTCCTTCAGAAACAGCCCAGCTTACTTCCTGAGGGCCTCTGGCTCCTTAACAACCTCACTG CAAACAGTCCTAGTTTCTGTACCTCCTTGCTCTCCATGGATCTGATTGAGCCCCTCTTGCAGTTGTTGCCAGTTTCTAACGTGGTGAGCATATTG GTCCTCACAGTTCTGTGCAACGTGGCAGAGAAGGGTCCTGCTTACTGCCAACGTCTGTGGCCAGGGCCCTTGCTCTCCTGCTTGATTGGTACACTGGCCTCTCCTGACATTGAGGTAGTAGGCCAGAGTTTGGAGCTGCTGCAATTGCTGTTCCTCTACCAGCCAGAG GCTGCTAAGGATTTTCTGCAGCAATCAGGGCTGCAGGTCCTGGAAAGGCACCAGGAAGAGGCCCAGCTCCAGGATCGTGTGCATGCTCTCCAGCAGACAGCGCTTCACCAGTGA
- the TMCO6 gene encoding transmembrane and coiled-coil domain-containing protein 6 isoform X6 yields the protein MIIPSPSADSSVLGSTLPEHILRLLQPGPKLNLGVAVEFAWCLHYIICSQVDNTLLISHGGLSTLGLLLLDMAGAVQRTEDTGLELLACPVLRCLSNLLTEAAMEVVGGQNQLEDERVVVALFILLQFFLQKQPSLLPEGLWLLNNLTANSPSFCTSLLSMDLIEPLLQLLPVSNVVSILVLTVLCNVAEKGPAYCQRLWPGPLLSCLIGTLASPDIEVVGQSLELLQLLFLYQPEAAKDFLQQSGLQVLERHQEEAQLQDRVHALQQTALHQ from the exons ATGATCATCCC CTCTCCTTCTGCTGACAGCTCCGTCTTGGGCTCCACTCTCCCTGAGCACATCCTGCGACTGTTGCAACCTGGTCCAAAGCTGAACCTTGGGGTTGCTGTGGAGTTTGCCTGGTGTCTGCACTATATCATCTGCAG CCAGGTCGACAATACCCTGCTTATCTCCCATGGGGGTCTGTCCACTCTGGGGTTGCTGCTATTGGACATGGCTGGAGCTGTCCAGAGAACAGAGGATACAGGACTGGAGCTG CTGGCATGTCCTGTGCTTCGGTGTCTAAGCAACTTGCTAACAGAAGCAGCAATGGAAGTTGTGGGAGGGCAAAATCAGCTTGAAGACGAGCGTGTTGTGGTTGCCTTATTTATCCTTCTGCAGTTCTTCCTTCAGAAACAGCCCAGCTTACTTCCTGAGGGCCTCTGGCTCCTTAACAACCTCACTG CAAACAGTCCTAGTTTCTGTACCTCCTTGCTCTCCATGGATCTGATTGAGCCCCTCTTGCAGTTGTTGCCAGTTTCTAACGTGGTGAGCATATTG GTCCTCACAGTTCTGTGCAACGTGGCAGAGAAGGGTCCTGCTTACTGCCAACGTCTGTGGCCAGGGCCCTTGCTCTCCTGCTTGATTGGTACACTGGCCTCTCCTGACATTGAGGTAGTAGGCCAGAGTTTGGAGCTGCTGCAATTGCTGTTCCTCTACCAGCCAGAG GCTGCTAAGGATTTTCTGCAGCAATCAGGGCTGCAGGTCCTGGAAAGGCACCAGGAAGAGGCCCAGCTCCAGGATCGTGTGCATGCTCTCCAGCAGACAGCGCTTCACCAGTGA
- the NDUFA2 gene encoding NADH dehydrogenase [ubiquinone] 1 alpha subcomplex subunit 2, translated as MAAAVASRGIRAKLGLREIRVHLCQRSPGSQGVREFIEKHYVELKKANPDLPILIRECSDVQPKLWARYAFGQEKNVSLNNFSADQVTRAMENVLSGKA; from the exons ATGGCGGCGGCTGTAGCCAGTCGCGGAATTCGGGCAAAACTGGGCCTGCGTGAAATTCGCGTCCACTTGTGCCAGCGCTCGCCTGGCAGTCAGGGCGTCAG ggaATTTATCGAGAAACACTATGTGGAGCTGAAGAAGGCGAACCCTGACCTGCCAATCCTAATCCGCGAGTGTTCCGATGTGCAGCCCAAGCTCTGGGCCCGTTACG caTTTGGCCAAGAGAAGAATGTCTCTTTGAATAACTTCAGTGCTGATCAAGTAACCAGAGCCATGGAGAATGTACTAAGTGGCAAAGCCTGA
- the IK gene encoding protein Red yields MPERDSEPFSNPLAPDGHDVDDPHSFHQSKLTNEDFRKLLMTPRAAPTSAPPSKSRHHEMPREYNEDEDPAARRRKKKSYYAKLRQQEIERERELAEKYRDRAKERRDGVNKDYEETELISTTANYRAVGPTAEADKSAAEKRRQLIQESKFLGGDMEHTHLVKGLDFALLQKVRAEIASKEKEEEELMEKPQKETKKDEDPENKIEFKTRLGRNVYRTLFRSKAYERNELFLPGRMAYVVDLDDEYADTDIPTTLIRSKADCPTMEAQTTLTTNDIVISKLTQILSYLRQGTRNKKLKKKDKGKMEEKKPPEADMNIFEDIGDYVPSTTKTPRDKERERYRERERDRERDRDRDRERERERDRERERDREREEEKKRHSYFEKPKVDDEPMDVDKGPGSAKELIKSINEKFAGSAGWEGTESLKKPEDKKQLGDFFGMSNSYAECYPATMDDMAVDSDEEVDYSKMDQGNKKGPLGRWDFDTQEEYSEYMNNKEALPKAAFQYGIKMSEGRKTRRFKETNDKAELDRQWKKISAIIEKRKKMEADGVEVKRPKY; encoded by the exons ATGCCAGAGCGAGACA GTGAGCCTTTCTCCAACCCCTTGGCTCCAGATGGCCACGATGTGGACGATCCTCACTCCTTCCACCA GTCAAAACTCACGAATGAAGACTTCAGGAAACTTCTCATGACCCCGAGGGCTGCACCCACATCTGCACCACCCTCTAAATCACGTCAccatga GATGCCAAGGGAGTACAATGAGGACGAAGACCCAGCTGCacgaaggagaaaaaagaaaag TTATTATGCCAAGCTTCGTCAAcaagaaattgagagagagagagaactagcagAGAAGTACCGGGACCGTGCCAAGGAACGGCGAGATGGTGTAAACAAAgattatgaggaaactgagctaaTCAGTACCACAGCTAACTACAGGGCTGTGGGCCCCACTGCTGAGGC GGACAAATCAGCtgcagagaaaagaagacagttgaTCCAGGAGTCCAAATTCTTGGGTGGTGACATGGAACACACCCATTTGGTGAAAGGCTTGGATTTTGCTCTGCTTCAAAAG GTACGAGCTGAGATTGccagcaaagagaaagaagaggaagaacttATGGAAAAGCCCCAGAAGGAAACCAA gAAAGATGAGGATCCTGAGAACAAAATTGAATTTAAGACACGTTTGG GCCGCAATGTTTACCGCACACTGTTTAGGAGCAAGGCATATGAACGCAATGAGCTGTTCCTGCCAGGCCGCATGGCCTATGTGGTAGACCTGGATGACGAGTATGCAGACACAGATATCCCCACCACGCTTATCCGCAGCAAAGCAGATTGCCCCACTATGGAG GCCCAGACAACACTGACTACAAATGACATCGTAATCAGCAAGCTCACCCAGATCCTTTCCTACCTGCGGCAGGGTACCCGCAATAAGAAGCTCAAGAAGAAGGATAAAG GGAAGATGGAAGAGAAGAAGCCCCCTGAGGCTGACATGAA TATATTTGAAGACATTGGGGATTATGTGCCATCCACAACCAAGACTCCTCGGGACAAGGAGCGGGAGAGATACCGGGAACGAGAGCGTGAtcgggagagagacagagaccgtgaCAGAGAACGGGAGCGAGAACGAGATCGGGAGCGGgagcgggacagagagagagaggaagagaagaagaggcACAGTTACTTTGAGAAGCCAAAAGTGGATGATGAG ccCATGGACGTTGACAAAG GACCTGGATCTGCTAAGGAGTTGATCAAATCAATCAATGAAAAGTTTGCTGGATCTGCTGGCTGGGAAGGCACTGAATC GCTGAAGAAGCCAGAGGACAAGAAGCAGCTGGGAGACTTCTTTGGCATGTCCAACAGTTATGCTGAGTGTTATCCAGCCAC GATGGATGACATGGCCGTGGATAGTGATGAGGAGGTGGATTACAGCAAAATGGACCAG GGTAATAAGAAAGGCCCCTTAGGCCGCTGGGACTTTGATACCCAGGAGGAATACAGCGAGTATATGAACAACAAGGAGGCTTTGCCCAA AGCTGCATTCCAGTATGGTATCAAGATGTCTGAAGGGCGGAAGACCAGGCGCTTCAAGGAAACCAATGATAAGGCAGAACTAGATCGACAGTGGAAGAAGATTAGTGCA ATCattgagaagaggaagaagatggagGCTGATGG AGTTGAAGTGAAAAGACCAAAATACTAA